One stretch of Chlorocebus sabaeus isolate Y175 unplaced genomic scaffold, mChlSab1.0.hap1 unalloc_scaffold_676, whole genome shotgun sequence DNA includes these proteins:
- the LOC119623811 gene encoding uncharacterized protein isoform X3 produces MWANASELSPTRTQIMPGMDHFLYGLSDEMKQAHREQLFTISHKKLLAMSDRYLGTGKSTHGLAILRPENPKIAKDPSWIIRPCGSVLLTDGSSTGRPDGSSPEKQVGWGGGPTRAAGPSRQHPCLLWQESSENSKLGPSKDRGLDWTRNWLSDFSNPHLGGFNMQLGLQSRGRVAPISSYGTHR; encoded by the exons ATGTGGGCGAATGCATCCGAACTGTCCCCTACACGGACCCAGATCATGCCAG GAATGGACCACTTCTTGTACGGCCTCTCGGATGAGATGAAGCAGGCCCACAGGGAGCAGCTCTTCACCATCAGCCACAAGAAGCTCCTGGCCATGAGCGATag GTACCTCGGCACTGGGAAGAGCACGCATGGCCTGGCCATACTCAGACCCGAGAATCCCAAAATCGCCAAGGACCCATCCTGGATCATCAG GCCCTGTGGGAGCGTCCTCCTAACAGACGGAAGTTCAACGGGGCGGCCGGATGGAAGCAGTCCTGAGAAGCAGGTGGGCTGGG GAGGTGGGCCCACGAGGGCAGCAGGGCCGTCACGCCAGCACCCATGTCTACTCTGGCAAGAGTCATCAGAGAATTCCAAATTAGGTCCCAGCAAGGACCGTGGCTTGGACTGGACGAGAAACTGGCTATCAGATTTTTCAAACCCCCACCTTGGTGGTTTTAACATGCAGCTAGGATTGCAATCAAGAGGCCGAGTAG CTCCAATATCATCTTATGGGACCCACCGCTGA
- the LOC119623811 gene encoding presequence protease, mitochondrial-like isoform X7 — MWANASELSPTRTQIMPGMDHFLYGLSDEMKQAHREQLFTISHKKLLAMSDRYLGTGKSTHGLAILRPENPKIAKDPSWIIRPCGSVLLTDGSSTGRPDGSSPEKQVGWALHRRF; from the exons ATGTGGGCGAATGCATCCGAACTGTCCCCTACACGGACCCAGATCATGCCAG GAATGGACCACTTCTTGTACGGCCTCTCGGATGAGATGAAGCAGGCCCACAGGGAGCAGCTCTTCACCATCAGCCACAAGAAGCTCCTGGCCATGAGCGATag GTACCTCGGCACTGGGAAGAGCACGCATGGCCTGGCCATACTCAGACCCGAGAATCCCAAAATCGCCAAGGACCCATCCTGGATCATCAG GCCCTGTGGGAGCGTCCTCCTAACAGACGGAAGTTCAACGGGGCGGCCGGATGGAAGCAGTCCTGAGAAGCAGGTGGGCTGGG ctCTCCACCGCCGTTTCTGA
- the LOC119623811 gene encoding uncharacterized protein isoform X5 — protein MWANASELSPTRTQIMPGMDHFLYGLSDEMKQAHREQLFTISHKKLLAMSDRYLGTGKSTHGLAILRPENPKIAKDPSWIIRPCGSVLLTDGSSTGRPDGSSPEKQVGWGGGPTRAAGPSRQHPCLLWQESSENSKLGPSKDRGLDWTRNWLSDFSNPHLGGFNMQLGLQSRGRVDK, from the exons ATGTGGGCGAATGCATCCGAACTGTCCCCTACACGGACCCAGATCATGCCAG GAATGGACCACTTCTTGTACGGCCTCTCGGATGAGATGAAGCAGGCCCACAGGGAGCAGCTCTTCACCATCAGCCACAAGAAGCTCCTGGCCATGAGCGATag GTACCTCGGCACTGGGAAGAGCACGCATGGCCTGGCCATACTCAGACCCGAGAATCCCAAAATCGCCAAGGACCCATCCTGGATCATCAG GCCCTGTGGGAGCGTCCTCCTAACAGACGGAAGTTCAACGGGGCGGCCGGATGGAAGCAGTCCTGAGAAGCAGGTGGGCTGGG GAGGTGGGCCCACGAGGGCAGCAGGGCCGTCACGCCAGCACCCATGTCTACTCTGGCAAGAGTCATCAGAGAATTCCAAATTAGGTCCCAGCAAGGACCGTGGCTTGGACTGGACGAGAAACTGGCTATCAGATTTTTCAAACCCCCACCTTGGTGGTTTTAACATGCAGCTAGGATTGCAATCAAGAGGCCGAGTAG ataaataa
- the LOC119623811 gene encoding uncharacterized protein isoform X2, with translation MWANASELSPTRTQIMPGMDHFLYGLSDEMKQAHREQLFTISHKKLLAMSDRYLGTGKSTHGLAILRPENPKIAKDPSWIIRARKESHHASSSWPLDSDFPNSLFLGSPLPPHSSPPPFLRHSCGLLQPRAKRQKRCPYRRWAHEGSRAVTPAPMSTLARVIREFQIRSQQGPWLGLDEKLAIRFFKPPPWWF, from the exons ATGTGGGCGAATGCATCCGAACTGTCCCCTACACGGACCCAGATCATGCCAG GAATGGACCACTTCTTGTACGGCCTCTCGGATGAGATGAAGCAGGCCCACAGGGAGCAGCTCTTCACCATCAGCCACAAGAAGCTCCTGGCCATGAGCGATag GTACCTCGGCACTGGGAAGAGCACGCATGGCCTGGCCATACTCAGACCCGAGAATCCCAAAATCGCCAAGGACCCATCCTGGATCATCAG AGCCAGAAAggagagccaccacgccagctctTCTTGGCCGTTGGACTCTGATTTCCCAAACAGCTTGTTTTTGgggtctcctctccctccacacagctCTCCACCGCCGTTTCTGAGGCACAGCTGTGGTCTCCTGCAACCTAGAGCTAAGAGGCAGAAACGCTGTCCCTACAGGAGGTGGGCCCACGAGGGCAGCAGGGCCGTCACGCCAGCACCCATGTCTACTCTGGCAAGAGTCATCAGAGAATTCCAAATTAGGTCCCAGCAAGGACCGTGGCTTGGACTGGACGAGAAACTGGCTATCAGATTTTTCAAACCCCCACCTTGGTGGTTTTAA
- the LOC119623811 gene encoding uncharacterized protein isoform X4: MWANASELSPTRTQIMPGMDHFLYGLSDEMKQAHREQLFTISHKKLLAMSDRYLGTGKSTHGLAILRPENPKIAKDPSWIIRPCGSVLLTDGSSTGRPDGSSPEKQVGWGGGPTRAAGPSRQHPCLLWQESSENSKLGPSKDRGLDWTRNWLSDFSNPHLGGFNMQLGLQSRGRVGLYG; encoded by the exons ATGTGGGCGAATGCATCCGAACTGTCCCCTACACGGACCCAGATCATGCCAG GAATGGACCACTTCTTGTACGGCCTCTCGGATGAGATGAAGCAGGCCCACAGGGAGCAGCTCTTCACCATCAGCCACAAGAAGCTCCTGGCCATGAGCGATag GTACCTCGGCACTGGGAAGAGCACGCATGGCCTGGCCATACTCAGACCCGAGAATCCCAAAATCGCCAAGGACCCATCCTGGATCATCAG GCCCTGTGGGAGCGTCCTCCTAACAGACGGAAGTTCAACGGGGCGGCCGGATGGAAGCAGTCCTGAGAAGCAGGTGGGCTGGG GAGGTGGGCCCACGAGGGCAGCAGGGCCGTCACGCCAGCACCCATGTCTACTCTGGCAAGAGTCATCAGAGAATTCCAAATTAGGTCCCAGCAAGGACCGTGGCTTGGACTGGACGAGAAACTGGCTATCAGATTTTTCAAACCCCCACCTTGGTGGTTTTAACATGCAGCTAGGATTGCAATCAAGAGGCCGAGTAG GTCTTTATGGAtag